From a region of the Mycobacterium intracellulare ATCC 13950 genome:
- a CDS encoding phage terminase small subunit P27 family, with translation MGKRGPASAPAALKLLNGVGPGRDSGGRKVPTPPKFERCAPDCPDWLPPDARDMWERTVPELERLDLLKEIDLGVLAAYCLAWDQLVQAVNAYQAQGFTTANKRSGRVTVNPVVATARAAMRDLLTLARELGCTPSAEANLATTMPADDDADDPFSS, from the coding sequence ATGGGTAAACGTGGTCCAGCCTCGGCGCCGGCTGCGCTGAAGCTGTTGAACGGTGTCGGGCCGGGACGTGACTCGGGTGGCCGGAAGGTGCCGACACCGCCGAAATTCGAGCGGTGTGCACCAGATTGCCCGGACTGGCTGCCGCCGGATGCGCGCGACATGTGGGAGCGCACCGTCCCGGAGCTTGAGCGGCTCGATCTGCTCAAGGAGATAGACCTTGGCGTGCTGGCCGCTTACTGCCTCGCCTGGGATCAGCTCGTCCAGGCTGTGAATGCGTATCAGGCGCAGGGTTTCACGACTGCCAACAAGCGGAGCGGCCGAGTGACGGTCAATCCCGTGGTGGCCACTGCGCGGGCCGCCATGCGCGACCTGCTCACCCTCGCGCGAGAGCTAGGGTGCACCCCGTCTGCCGAGGCGAACCTTGCCACCACCATGCCAGCCGACGACGACGCCGACGACCCATTTAGTAGTTAG